A single genomic interval of Longimicrobium sp. harbors:
- a CDS encoding TIR domain-containing protein codes for MAANPFMDELRQLRADFEAQASRYHDLSLKIYYLEADDDPASLKLPRPHHAINLWQFVGTTPAALDTFKGITRFGLAKAQLTALAVIAGPETALFRRMAFRAATIIPAELQELVQRMISENLLAAVKAANDEETTGKPVISENSNPLAVWINLMLLSISTFQPERLGHDGLQVDPFTGSLAALDLLLGRFSAQGRKADTHMKDPLANRRFQVALSFPGERREFVKSVADGLRSRGVDVFYDHFFEAELATLDLDIRLQRIYHDNSDLLIVFVCEEYERKDWCGLEFRAIRDLIKQRRADLMLMRFDDSELPGIFSIDGYIDLRGRTPEQAIDLICRRITQ; via the coding sequence ATGGCCGCAAACCCATTTATGGATGAACTACGGCAGCTTCGTGCCGACTTCGAGGCCCAAGCAAGTCGTTATCACGACCTCTCACTGAAGATCTACTATCTCGAAGCTGATGATGACCCAGCCTCCTTGAAACTGCCTCGTCCTCATCACGCGATCAACTTGTGGCAGTTTGTTGGTACCACTCCAGCAGCTTTGGACACCTTCAAGGGAATTACACGTTTTGGACTGGCGAAAGCTCAACTGACCGCGCTCGCCGTTATCGCCGGGCCAGAAACAGCGCTGTTTCGACGCATGGCTTTTCGGGCTGCAACCATAATTCCAGCAGAATTGCAAGAGTTAGTGCAGCGGATGATTTCGGAGAACTTGCTCGCGGCTGTGAAGGCGGCCAATGACGAAGAAACGACAGGGAAGCCAGTTATCTCGGAAAACAGCAATCCGCTGGCTGTCTGGATCAATCTGATGTTATTGAGCATTTCGACATTCCAGCCGGAACGCTTGGGGCACGACGGGCTCCAAGTGGACCCATTCACAGGCTCACTGGCTGCCCTCGATCTCTTGTTAGGGCGGTTCTCCGCTCAAGGCAGGAAAGCAGATACCCACATGAAGGATCCTTTAGCCAATCGTCGTTTTCAAGTTGCGCTCTCGTTCCCTGGAGAGAGGCGAGAGTTCGTGAAGAGTGTGGCCGATGGGCTACGTTCGCGGGGTGTGGACGTGTTCTACGACCACTTCTTTGAAGCCGAATTGGCAACCTTAGATCTTGATATTCGTTTACAACGGATCTATCACGACAACTCAGATCTGCTCATCGTCTTTGTATGCGAGGAATATGAGAGGAAAGATTGGTGTGGATTGGAGTTCCGCGCGATCCGCGATTTGATCAAACAGCGCCGGGCTGACCTGATGTTGATGCGGTTCGACGACAGCGAGTTACCCGGCATCTTCTCCATCGACGGCTATATCGATTTACGAGGCCGTACGCCGGAGCAGGCGATCGATTTGATTTGCCGACGCATAACGCAATGA